A part of Mycolicibacterium sp. TUM20985 genomic DNA contains:
- a CDS encoding helix-turn-helix transcriptional regulator codes for MTYNDEVRAEIGLIGRDDELAALTRFLGVAGPGALAIRGEPGVGKTALIGELCHRAEADGWRVLRAIGVEAERPFTLGGLNQMVWGLRASLARLDAPSRDALAPVLGADPGRPPSPMPLAIALLDLLSVTAAEREVLLVVDDAQWLDEMSAAVLSAAGRRASDPRVRIVTTQRPHSGAEFSTAGWTELTLGPLEAADAASIVDRLNPSLSAGTRQTILDSAEGNPLALQELPRHADQIDAWSTDATGLPLTERLVTVFGGRLRQLDARVRTELLRAALDGARANTSTDSGSRYAMVDVQTGIDQALLTVDPLGVVVFRHPLVRAAVIHQASAAERRDAHAHLAGLYGDVLVRRAAHLSAATTGPDQSVADLLDDAARMSIRRGGAAVAVDWLRRAAELSTVPARRDALRGEAAFVAAQASRFDDAQAIADEAESVSSVLAGSYLALYRDGEVLDTHRRILLAIKAAEGLDDATMSRLVKLLLAITQYAADPALWQQTDDAVDRVADRIDSAALLYRDAWGDLARRGHTVRARLLEHRDALSALEPWEVMRLGVTAYYVDGLADFRVTLTRLFERERDRGAVTNAMTMLHLLLLDQIACGRWHAARESARLGAELTAAHHNELFRLQFVAYDGLRAASAGDVDTARRLAAEVTGWAGPRRIGLLLGFARRITVLVALAEADYDAAYAAAVRIGPAGEFPPYAHQAVAGILDMVEAAVHSGRLDEARAHTDAAGRLRLAENSPRLDALITAARAMTAADEDAGPLYETALAHPAFVDFPFEHNRIRLAYGAWSRRRRRPTVAREALQLATAGFDALGAAPWAHRARAELRAAGATVKRSGGGTVVLTAQERKIAELAAAGHSNKQIAAQLYLSPRTVGAHLYRIFPKLGVTSRAGLGQAMRELGGP; via the coding sequence GTGACGTACAACGATGAGGTGCGTGCGGAGATCGGTCTGATCGGCCGTGACGATGAGTTGGCCGCGCTGACTCGATTCCTCGGCGTCGCCGGCCCCGGCGCCTTGGCGATCAGGGGTGAGCCAGGCGTCGGCAAGACCGCGTTGATCGGGGAACTCTGCCACCGTGCCGAGGCCGACGGCTGGCGGGTGCTACGTGCCATCGGGGTGGAGGCCGAACGACCCTTCACGCTGGGCGGTCTCAACCAGATGGTGTGGGGCCTGCGCGCGTCACTGGCCCGGCTGGACGCCCCGAGCCGCGACGCGCTGGCACCGGTATTGGGGGCGGATCCCGGACGACCGCCGTCGCCGATGCCATTGGCGATCGCCCTGCTGGATCTGCTGAGCGTGACCGCGGCGGAGCGTGAGGTGCTGCTGGTGGTCGACGACGCCCAGTGGCTCGACGAGATGAGCGCGGCCGTCCTGAGCGCGGCGGGACGGCGGGCGTCGGACCCCAGGGTGCGGATCGTCACCACCCAGCGGCCGCACTCGGGTGCGGAGTTCTCCACCGCGGGCTGGACCGAGTTGACGTTGGGTCCACTCGAGGCGGCCGACGCGGCGTCGATCGTCGATCGACTGAATCCGTCATTGAGCGCGGGGACGCGGCAGACGATCCTCGATTCCGCCGAGGGCAATCCACTGGCCCTGCAGGAGCTGCCGCGTCACGCCGATCAGATCGACGCCTGGTCTACCGACGCGACGGGGCTGCCACTGACCGAGCGTCTGGTGACTGTATTCGGCGGCCGCCTCCGGCAGCTGGACGCCCGCGTTCGCACCGAACTGCTGCGCGCCGCACTCGACGGCGCGCGGGCGAACACGTCGACTGACTCCGGCTCGCGATACGCCATGGTTGACGTCCAAACCGGGATCGACCAGGCGCTGCTGACGGTGGATCCGTTGGGAGTCGTCGTCTTCCGTCATCCCCTGGTCCGCGCAGCCGTGATCCACCAGGCGAGCGCTGCCGAACGGCGTGACGCGCACGCTCATCTCGCGGGGCTGTACGGCGACGTGCTGGTTCGTCGGGCAGCCCATCTAAGCGCGGCGACGACCGGCCCCGACCAATCCGTGGCAGACCTTCTCGACGATGCGGCGCGAATGTCGATTCGGCGCGGCGGGGCGGCCGTGGCGGTCGACTGGTTGCGCCGGGCAGCCGAATTGTCGACGGTGCCGGCGCGGCGCGACGCATTGCGAGGTGAGGCGGCGTTCGTCGCGGCCCAGGCGAGCCGGTTCGACGACGCGCAGGCCATCGCCGATGAGGCGGAGTCGGTGTCGTCGGTGCTCGCCGGTTCCTACCTGGCGCTGTACCGCGACGGCGAGGTCCTGGACACGCACCGTCGAATCCTGTTGGCAATCAAGGCCGCCGAGGGCCTCGATGACGCGACCATGTCGCGGTTGGTCAAGCTGCTGCTGGCGATCACTCAATACGCGGCGGACCCGGCGCTCTGGCAGCAGACCGACGATGCGGTCGACCGCGTGGCCGACCGCATCGATTCCGCGGCGCTGCTGTACCGCGACGCGTGGGGCGACCTCGCGCGTCGCGGTCACACCGTCCGCGCCAGACTCCTCGAGCACCGCGATGCGCTGTCGGCTCTCGAACCGTGGGAGGTGATGCGGCTGGGCGTCACGGCCTACTACGTGGACGGACTCGCCGACTTTCGCGTCACCCTCACCCGGCTCTTCGAGCGTGAACGGGACCGCGGTGCCGTGACGAACGCGATGACGATGTTGCACCTTCTCCTGCTCGACCAGATCGCCTGCGGACGATGGCATGCCGCGCGGGAGTCGGCGCGGTTGGGGGCCGAACTGACGGCGGCCCACCACAATGAGCTGTTCCGTCTGCAGTTCGTTGCCTACGACGGACTGCGCGCGGCCAGCGCGGGTGACGTCGACACCGCACGGCGCCTTGCAGCCGAGGTCACCGGATGGGCCGGGCCGCGGCGGATCGGACTGCTGCTGGGGTTCGCCAGGCGCATCACGGTCCTGGTGGCACTCGCCGAGGCCGACTATGACGCGGCGTACGCGGCGGCGGTGCGCATCGGGCCCGCCGGCGAGTTCCCGCCCTACGCGCACCAGGCCGTGGCCGGCATCCTCGACATGGTGGAGGCCGCCGTGCATTCCGGGCGTCTGGACGAAGCGCGGGCGCATACCGACGCCGCCGGCCGGCTGCGACTGGCCGAGAACTCGCCACGCCTCGACGCATTGATCACCGCCGCCCGCGCGATGACCGCGGCCGACGAGGACGCGGGTCCGCTGTACGAGACGGCGTTGGCACACCCTGCGTTTGTCGACTTCCCGTTCGAGCACAACAGGATTCGGCTTGCCTACGGTGCGTGGTCGAGACGGCGACGGCGGCCCACCGTGGCGCGGGAGGCGCTGCAGCTCGCGACCGCGGGCTTCGACGCGTTGGGCGCAGCTCCCTGGGCCCACCGTGCCCGCGCCGAACTTCGGGCAGCGGGCGCAACGGTCAAGAGGTCAGGCGGTGGCACTGTCGTGCTGACCGCCCAGGAGCGCAAGATCGCCGAACTCGCCGCGGCCGGGCACTCCAACAAGCAGATCGCCGCGCAGCTGTACCTCTCACCGCGAACGGTGGGCGCACACCTTTACCGCATCTTCCCGAAGTTGGGGGTCACCAGTCGCGCCGGCCTTGGCCAGGCGATGCGGGAGTTGGGCGGCCCCTGA
- a CDS encoding LacI family DNA-binding transcriptional regulator: MGVKGAARPTKADVARLAKVSPATVTYVLNDVVGQTISAQTKAAVHAAAKELGYRPNLAARNLAVGGSGVVLYVVPRISLGDLLIEVGSRLTTALARHGVVLSLQFETDDGRNVVDAIADLNPIAVTSVFPLSGPALDAVTEARVPQIHLGSAQLHAMGELHETIGELRVEHLLARGHRRLAFAFSDVEQVRPLGEYWLAGLRTAAARHELPDLVVGTVARDGTDAAEVVRGWVADGVTAVCADSDETAMVCLHGVREAGFRCPDDLAVMGVDARPLGAVSGPPLTSVAFDAETIVDVSTAAMMTELGYPPVREPSSDDVARLIQRAST, encoded by the coding sequence ATGGGTGTGAAGGGAGCGGCGAGGCCGACGAAGGCCGACGTGGCGCGCCTCGCCAAGGTGTCACCCGCGACGGTGACCTACGTGCTCAACGACGTCGTCGGCCAGACGATCTCGGCCCAGACCAAGGCGGCGGTGCATGCCGCGGCGAAGGAACTCGGCTACCGGCCCAACCTTGCAGCGCGCAATCTCGCGGTCGGCGGCAGCGGCGTGGTCCTCTACGTCGTGCCGCGGATCTCGCTCGGTGATCTGCTGATCGAAGTCGGTAGCCGCCTCACGACCGCACTGGCCCGCCACGGTGTCGTCCTCTCGCTGCAGTTCGAGACCGACGACGGCCGCAACGTCGTCGACGCGATCGCCGACCTCAACCCGATCGCGGTGACGAGCGTGTTCCCGTTGAGCGGGCCGGCGCTGGACGCCGTCACCGAGGCGCGCGTCCCGCAGATCCATCTCGGCAGCGCTCAGCTGCACGCCATGGGCGAGTTGCACGAGACGATCGGCGAGCTGCGCGTCGAGCACCTCCTGGCGAGGGGGCACCGTCGCCTGGCGTTCGCGTTCTCCGACGTCGAGCAGGTGCGGCCGTTGGGCGAGTACTGGCTGGCGGGTCTGCGCACCGCGGCCGCCCGCCACGAGCTGCCCGACCTCGTCGTCGGCACGGTCGCCAGGGACGGGACCGATGCCGCCGAGGTGGTGCGCGGCTGGGTGGCCGATGGTGTCACCGCGGTGTGCGCGGACAGTGACGAGACGGCGATGGTGTGCTTGCACGGCGTCCGCGAAGCCGGGTTTCGGTGCCCCGACGACCTCGCGGTGATGGGCGTCGACGCCAGACCACTCGGCGCGGTCAGCGGGCCACCTCTGACGTCGGTCGCGTTCGACGCCGAGACCATCGTCGACGTCTCCACGGCGGCGATGATGACCGAGCTCGGCTATCCGCCCGTGCGCGAGCCGAGCAGTGACGACGTGGCGCGGCTGATCCAGCGCGCGTCGACCTGA
- a CDS encoding cytochrome P450, translating to MTVGAPSDVYFDPYDVGINADPYPTFRRLREEAPLYYNPQHDFYALSRHADVNKAIVDHGTFSSARGAIIELIKANIPIPSGVLIFEDPPIHDIHRKLLARMFTPRKIALLEEKIRGYCAQSLDPVVGTGSFDFVTDLGAQMPMKTISALIGIPEADQEAVRDHVTGQMRTEAGKPMKAAEEGLVTGDIFADYIDWRVDHPSDDIMTELLNVEFVDEAGTTRKLTREELLTYLNVVAGAGNDTTTRLIGWAGKVLAEHPDQRRQLVEDPSLIPRAVEELVRYEPPAPHVARYVTRDVEYYGQTVPEGAVMMMLIGAANRDHRQFGPDADEFDINREPRAHLGFSVGAHFCLGSSLARLEGRVALEEILKRFPEWEIDLAGAEFCPTSTIRGWDKMPAIVA from the coding sequence GTGACGGTCGGCGCCCCCAGTGACGTGTACTTCGACCCCTACGACGTCGGCATCAACGCCGACCCGTACCCGACATTTCGACGGCTGCGGGAGGAGGCGCCGCTGTACTACAACCCGCAGCACGACTTCTACGCGTTGAGCCGCCACGCCGACGTCAACAAGGCGATCGTCGACCACGGCACGTTTAGCTCGGCGCGCGGCGCCATCATCGAATTGATCAAGGCGAACATTCCCATTCCTTCCGGCGTCCTGATCTTCGAGGACCCGCCGATCCACGACATCCACCGCAAGCTGTTGGCCCGGATGTTCACCCCCCGCAAGATTGCCCTGCTGGAGGAGAAGATCCGCGGCTACTGCGCCCAGAGCCTGGACCCCGTCGTCGGCACCGGCTCGTTCGACTTCGTCACCGACCTGGGCGCCCAGATGCCGATGAAGACCATCAGCGCGCTGATCGGCATCCCCGAGGCCGACCAGGAGGCCGTGCGCGACCACGTCACCGGTCAGATGCGGACGGAGGCCGGCAAGCCGATGAAGGCCGCCGAGGAGGGTCTGGTCACCGGCGATATCTTCGCCGACTACATCGACTGGCGGGTCGACCATCCGTCCGACGACATCATGACCGAACTGCTGAACGTCGAGTTCGTCGACGAGGCGGGCACCACCCGCAAGCTGACCCGCGAAGAACTGCTCACCTACCTCAACGTGGTCGCCGGCGCAGGCAATGACACCACTACCCGCCTAATCGGTTGGGCGGGAAAGGTTTTGGCGGAGCATCCCGATCAACGCCGCCAGCTGGTGGAGGACCCGTCGCTGATCCCAAGGGCCGTCGAGGAACTCGTCCGGTACGAGCCGCCCGCCCCGCACGTGGCGCGCTACGTCACCCGCGACGTGGAGTACTACGGGCAGACCGTGCCGGAGGGCGCCGTGATGATGATGCTCATCGGCGCGGCCAACCGCGACCACCGCCAGTTCGGGCCGGACGCAGACGAATTCGACATCAACCGCGAACCGCGCGCTCATCTTGGCTTCAGCGTCGGTGCCCACTTCTGCCTCGGTTCGTCGCTCGCCCGCCTCGAGGGCCGCGTCGCGCTGGAGGAGATCTTGAAACGCTTCCCGGAGTGGGAGATCGACCTGGCCGGCGCCGAGTTCTGCCCGACGTCCACGATCCGCGGCTGGGACAAGATGCCGGCGATCGTCGCGTGA
- a CDS encoding phosphotransferase encodes MTTTLAEHHPGAVVENVGVDMRDDGTNRRARFALTYSAGSGPATVFVKAVDPEHKAMIKMTSGLLHEPRLFNSKRALPLEHPLVYAAVIDEAEEDFVLVMEDLTARGADPRDATRPLTPLQAANGARGLARLHSRFWNHRVEQPELDWLEPFVPWDGMQYAPLPAALDRLGADAPDSVHALGIDDLIEKVWKPYIRTLTSSSMTLLHGDAHIGNTYLLPDGEVGFLDWQVARRGNFALDLGYFLQGALTTEDRRSHERAILAEYRDGLDLPKDELPSPDEIWLRYRASVAHGLTLWLCTASAGELWQRPDIALALAQRYSAAYEDLRTAEALAHLA; translated from the coding sequence ATGACGACGACGCTCGCCGAACACCATCCCGGCGCCGTCGTCGAGAACGTTGGCGTGGACATGCGCGACGACGGCACCAACCGTCGGGCCAGGTTCGCGCTGACCTATTCGGCGGGTTCGGGTCCGGCGACCGTCTTCGTGAAGGCCGTGGACCCAGAGCACAAGGCAATGATCAAGATGACGAGCGGCCTGCTGCACGAGCCGCGCCTGTTCAATTCGAAACGGGCTCTGCCGCTTGAGCATCCACTCGTCTACGCGGCCGTGATCGACGAGGCCGAAGAGGACTTCGTGCTCGTCATGGAGGACCTCACCGCGCGTGGCGCCGATCCGCGCGACGCCACCCGGCCGCTCACCCCGCTGCAGGCGGCCAACGGCGCCCGCGGCCTAGCCCGCCTGCACAGTCGGTTCTGGAACCATCGCGTCGAGCAGCCAGAGCTCGACTGGCTCGAACCGTTCGTGCCGTGGGATGGCATGCAGTACGCGCCGCTGCCCGCCGCGCTAGACCGCCTCGGCGCCGACGCCCCGGACTCGGTGCACGCGCTGGGCATCGACGACCTGATCGAGAAGGTCTGGAAGCCCTACATCCGCACGCTCACCAGCTCATCGATGACGCTGTTGCACGGCGACGCCCACATCGGCAACACCTATCTACTGCCGGATGGTGAGGTCGGATTCCTCGACTGGCAGGTGGCACGGCGCGGCAACTTCGCCTTGGACCTTGGGTACTTCCTGCAGGGAGCGCTGACCACCGAGGACCGCAGGAGTCACGAGCGCGCGATCCTTGCCGAGTACCGCGATGGCCTGGACTTGCCCAAGGACGAACTGCCCTCCCCCGACGAGATCTGGCTGCGCTACCGCGCGTCCGTCGCGCATGGGCTGACGCTGTGGCTGTGCACCGCGAGCGCGGGCGAGCTGTGGCAGCGGCCCGACATCGCCCTCGCGCTGGCGCAACGCTATTCGGCGGCCTACGAGGACCTGCGGACCGCGGAGGCGCTGGCCCACCTCGCGTGA
- a CDS encoding DMT family transporter, whose protein sequence is MLGHGLVVLFALCSAVCMAIGIVVRQRATMDVPSDQSVSARMFATLLRRPIWWAGTAVAVAGYVFQALALVKGSLIVVQPLLVSALLFALPLSARLAGRRVSRREWLWAGLLTIALAMFVLLAHPGPPDRPATWLVATIVGVGCLLLIVGCFVVARRVEGSRRAVLFAVGVGVLFGVVAVVTKLVMHLLDERGALGLLATPAPYALIILGVVATLLQQSAFHAGALQTSVPAMLVLEPIVAVFLGAVVLGEELDVNTYELAALVVAAVAMTAATFSLGRGEGAYAAELDMEAARATV, encoded by the coding sequence TTGTTGGGCCACGGATTGGTCGTCCTCTTCGCGCTGTGCTCGGCCGTCTGCATGGCCATCGGCATCGTGGTGCGGCAGCGCGCCACCATGGACGTGCCTTCCGACCAAAGCGTGAGCGCGCGCATGTTCGCCACGCTGCTGCGGCGGCCGATCTGGTGGGCGGGTACCGCAGTGGCCGTCGCCGGCTACGTGTTCCAGGCCCTCGCGCTGGTGAAGGGTTCGTTGATCGTCGTGCAGCCGCTGCTGGTGTCGGCGCTGCTGTTCGCCCTGCCGCTCAGCGCCCGGCTCGCCGGTCGCCGTGTCTCGCGTCGGGAGTGGCTGTGGGCGGGACTGCTCACGATCGCATTGGCGATGTTCGTCCTGCTGGCCCATCCCGGGCCGCCCGATCGGCCGGCGACGTGGTTGGTGGCGACGATCGTCGGTGTCGGTTGTCTGCTGCTCATCGTCGGCTGCTTCGTGGTGGCGCGGCGTGTCGAGGGTTCACGGCGAGCGGTGTTGTTCGCGGTGGGCGTGGGTGTGCTGTTCGGCGTGGTCGCGGTCGTCACGAAACTCGTCATGCATCTGCTCGACGAGCGCGGCGCCCTCGGGCTGCTGGCGACCCCCGCGCCGTACGCCTTGATCATCCTCGGCGTCGTCGCCACGCTGTTGCAGCAGTCGGCGTTCCATGCGGGCGCGTTGCAAACGTCGGTGCCGGCGATGCTGGTGCTGGAACCCATCGTCGCCGTGTTCCTCGGGGCCGTCGTGCTCGGTGAGGAACTCGACGTCAACACCTATGAGCTCGCCGCGCTCGTGGTCGCCGCGGTGGCCATGACGGCGGCGACCTTCTCCCTGGGCCGCGGCGAGGGTGCCTACGCGGCCGAATTGGACATGGAGGCGGCGCGCGCCACGGTGTGA
- a CDS encoding class I SAM-dependent methyltransferase gives MTRTNDDTWDLATSVGTTATMVAAARAIATDEGVIDDPFAAPLVRAVGVDFLTRWATGELTSADVDQEGTSWGLAQMPAAMAARTRYFDRFFADAAAAGIRQAIILASGLDARAYRLDWPAGMTVFEIDQPAVIEFKTTTLSGLGAEPSADLRTVAIDLREDWPAALKAAGFDTTEPSAWIAEGLYGYLPPEAQDRLLDAVTALSAPGSRLGSEAVPTNADVNSNEARERMRDATAKWREHGFELDFTDLTFEGDRHDVGVYLDARGWTSVATPMGDLLAAHGFDAIPETGDDQPTMNGVTYYTSTRA, from the coding sequence ATGACACGTACCAATGACGACACCTGGGACCTCGCGACCAGCGTAGGAACCACCGCGACCATGGTGGCTGCGGCCCGGGCAATCGCGACCGACGAGGGTGTGATCGACGATCCGTTCGCCGCGCCGTTGGTACGAGCCGTCGGTGTGGACTTCCTCACACGTTGGGCGACCGGTGAGCTGACGTCCGCCGACGTCGACCAAGAGGGGACCAGCTGGGGGCTGGCGCAGATGCCCGCCGCGATGGCGGCGCGGACGCGCTACTTCGACCGGTTCTTCGCTGACGCAGCCGCCGCGGGCATTCGCCAGGCGATCATCCTGGCCTCGGGTCTCGACGCCCGTGCCTACCGGCTGGACTGGCCGGCGGGGATGACGGTCTTCGAGATCGACCAACCGGCCGTCATCGAGTTCAAGACGACCACGCTGTCGGGCCTTGGCGCCGAGCCGAGTGCAGACCTGCGCACGGTGGCCATCGATCTGCGCGAGGACTGGCCGGCCGCGCTGAAGGCCGCCGGGTTCGACACCACCGAGCCGTCCGCCTGGATCGCCGAGGGCCTCTACGGCTATCTGCCCCCGGAGGCACAGGACCGTCTGCTCGACGCCGTCACCGCGCTCAGCGCGCCCGGCAGTCGGCTGGGCAGCGAGGCCGTACCGACCAACGCGGACGTGAACTCCAACGAGGCGCGCGAGCGGATGCGGGACGCCACGGCGAAGTGGCGGGAGCACGGTTTCGAGCTCGACTTCACCGACCTGACCTTCGAGGGTGACCGCCACGACGTCGGGGTGTACCTCGACGCCAGGGGTTGGACCTCGGTCGCCACGCCGATGGGAGACCTGTTGGCCGCCCATGGTTTCGACGCGATCCCCGAGACCGGCGACGACCAGCCCACGATGAACGGCGTGACCTACTACACCTCGACCCGCGCCTAG